A single Cellulomonas sp. SLBN-39 DNA region contains:
- a CDS encoding DUF3040 domain-containing protein, with product MPLSEYEQRVLEQMERQLASDDPRLANTLTHRGGRRPVTRFVVAGAGVAVGLLLLVVGAATTRPWLGAIGFVVMFAAVAYAFAAPRSAGRSGPTGTVQPDGSVRTARPSAARRPGFMARLEERWDRRRHEGGR from the coding sequence ATGCCACTCTCCGAGTACGAGCAGCGCGTGCTGGAGCAGATGGAGCGCCAGCTGGCCTCCGACGACCCTCGGCTCGCGAACACGCTCACCCATCGGGGCGGTCGCCGCCCCGTGACGCGGTTCGTCGTGGCCGGCGCCGGTGTCGCCGTCGGCCTGCTGCTGCTGGTCGTCGGCGCGGCGACCACGAGGCCGTGGCTGGGAGCCATCGGCTTCGTCGTGATGTTCGCCGCGGTCGCCTACGCGTTCGCCGCGCCACGCTCCGCCGGTCGCTCTGGGCCCACGGGGACGGTGCAGCCCGACGGGTCGGTCCGGACGGCTCGCCCGTCCGCCGCTCGCCGCCCCGGGTTCATGGCCCGGCTGGAGGAGCGCTGGGACCGGCGTCGGCACGAGGGCGGTCGCTGA
- a CDS encoding SAV_6107 family HEPN domain-containing protein — MVVEAVVLRERGLGPRTAEQLARADAELLAAQFSGEPWETFGHAHLAALRAGAALVAERGRPSRRGAPRTVWGMLDVVAPELASQTAYFAASAGLRSAVDAGRFDAVSAERAERTLCAAEDFVDAVRAALGCAPGVGPAVGAGRRAAG; from the coding sequence ATGGTGGTCGAGGCGGTCGTGCTGCGGGAGCGAGGGCTCGGGCCCCGGACCGCGGAGCAGCTGGCACGTGCCGACGCCGAGCTGCTGGCCGCCCAGTTCTCGGGCGAGCCGTGGGAGACGTTCGGGCACGCGCACCTGGCGGCCCTGCGCGCGGGTGCGGCGCTCGTCGCGGAGCGCGGCCGGCCGTCGCGCCGTGGTGCGCCGCGCACCGTGTGGGGCATGCTCGACGTCGTCGCGCCCGAGCTCGCCTCGCAGACGGCGTACTTCGCCGCGTCGGCGGGCCTGCGGTCGGCGGTCGACGCGGGCCGGTTCGACGCGGTGTCGGCCGAGCGTGCGGAGCGGACCCTGTGCGCCGCGGAGGACTTCGTCGACGCGGTGCGTGCCGCGCTGGGGTGCGCGCCCGGCGTCGGCCCCGCCGTCGGTGCCGGCCGGAGGGCGGCGGGATGA
- a CDS encoding response regulator, with protein MTREAFEHNKVRNRLSVVQDGVAALEFLRKQGEHADAPTPDLVLLDLNLPRMDGREVLEAMKSDERLRAIPVVVLTTSEAEEDVVRSYSLHANAYVTKPVDFDRFIDVVRQIDEFFVEVVRLPSR; from the coding sequence ATGACCCGCGAGGCGTTCGAGCACAACAAGGTCCGCAACCGTCTGTCGGTCGTGCAGGACGGCGTCGCTGCGCTGGAGTTCCTGCGCAAGCAGGGCGAGCACGCCGACGCCCCGACCCCGGACCTGGTCCTCCTCGACCTCAACCTGCCCCGCATGGACGGGCGCGAGGTCCTCGAGGCCATGAAGTCCGACGAGCGGCTGCGGGCCATCCCCGTCGTCGTGCTGACGACGTCGGAGGCGGAGGAGGACGTGGTCCGCAGCTACTCCCTGCACGCGAACGCGTACGTCACCAAGCCCGTGGACTTCGACCGGTTCATCGACGTGGTCCGCCAGATCGACGAGTTCTTCGTCGAGGTCGTCCGGCTCCCGTCGCGCTGA
- a CDS encoding proteasome assembly chaperone family protein, with protein MLDPRSLYDVDAGVAERVSARAAGGPGPVLVHAVRGFVDAGGAGQVAVEHLVGTSPSQRLATFDVDQLVDYRSRRPTITFDSTRWTDYEAPELAVDLLEDGDGTPFLLLHGAEPDVQWERWVAAVRQLVERFDVPLVVGLHGVPMGVPHTRPTSVTAHATRAELVADHTSFFGTVQVPASAAALLELRLGEEGHDAIGFAVHVPHYLAQSQYPAAGLEGLRQVERATGLDLRLAALEPAAQETLLEVERQVTGSSEVAAVVQALEEQYDAFTRSAGRTSLLASATDLPTADEIGAELERFLAEQADDDGGAPGS; from the coding sequence ATGCTGGATCCTCGCAGCCTCTACGACGTGGACGCAGGTGTGGCCGAGCGCGTGAGCGCGCGGGCCGCCGGCGGTCCCGGACCTGTGCTCGTGCACGCCGTGCGCGGGTTCGTCGACGCGGGCGGTGCCGGGCAGGTGGCGGTCGAGCACCTGGTGGGCACGTCCCCGTCGCAGCGCCTGGCGACGTTCGACGTCGACCAGCTGGTGGACTACCGCTCCCGGCGCCCGACCATCACGTTCGACTCGACGCGGTGGACGGACTACGAGGCGCCGGAGCTGGCCGTCGACCTGCTCGAGGACGGCGACGGCACGCCGTTCCTGCTGCTGCACGGCGCCGAGCCGGACGTGCAGTGGGAGCGCTGGGTCGCGGCGGTGCGCCAGCTCGTCGAGCGCTTCGACGTGCCGCTCGTCGTCGGGCTGCACGGGGTGCCCATGGGTGTGCCGCACACGCGGCCGACGTCGGTCACCGCGCACGCCACGCGGGCCGAGCTCGTGGCCGACCACACGTCGTTCTTCGGCACCGTGCAGGTCCCGGCGAGCGCGGCCGCCCTGCTCGAGCTGCGGCTCGGCGAGGAGGGGCACGACGCGATCGGCTTCGCGGTGCACGTGCCGCACTACCTCGCGCAGTCGCAGTACCCCGCGGCCGGCCTGGAGGGCCTGCGGCAGGTCGAGCGCGCGACGGGCCTGGACCTGCGGCTGGCGGCGCTCGAGCCGGCCGCGCAGGAGACGCTGCTGGAGGTGGAGCGGCAGGTGACGGGGTCGAGCGAGGTCGCGGCCGTGGTCCAGGCGCTCGAGGAGCAGTACGACGCGTTCACCCGCAGCGCCGGTCGCACCAGCCTCCTGGCCAGTGCGACGGACCTGCCCACGGCCGACGAGATCGGCGCCGAGCTCGAGCGCTTCCTCGCCGAGCAGGCCGACGACGACGGCGGGGCGCCCGGCTCCTGA
- a CDS encoding cold-shock protein: MAQGSVKWFNAEKGFGFIAQDGGGPDVFVHYSAIDAQGYRSLDEGQRVEFEVGQGPKGPQAEQVRPL; this comes from the coding sequence ATGGCACAGGGCTCGGTCAAGTGGTTCAACGCCGAGAAGGGCTTCGGCTTCATCGCGCAGGACGGCGGCGGTCCCGACGTCTTCGTGCACTACTCGGCGATCGACGCGCAGGGCTACCGCAGCCTCGACGAGGGGCAGCGCGTCGAGTTCGAGGTGGGTCAGGGCCCGAAGGGTCCCCAGGCGGAGCAGGTGCGTCCGCTCTGA
- a CDS encoding spermidine synthase, whose product MEVATGTAEVVVDPARPRSATLLVNGVPSSYVDLDDPGRLDFEYMQQMAAVVDALVDQDDAGATAAPGPDVVHLGAGACALARAVGHRHPAARQVAVELDGRLAELVRAWFALPRAPRLRIREGDARTVLAGMRTASADVVVRDVFAGDRTPEHVTTAGFVADVARVLRPGGVYLANCADRPPLALARAEAATVATAFAHVALVAEPAQLRGRRYGNIVLVGTDDPGLLDDAGLARTLRTLPVPARMLTGAELAAFVADAPVREDPADPPTAGASET is encoded by the coding sequence GTGGAGGTCGCGACCGGCACGGCGGAGGTCGTCGTCGACCCCGCGCGGCCCCGGTCGGCGACGCTGCTGGTCAACGGCGTGCCGAGCTCCTACGTCGACCTCGACGACCCGGGGCGGCTCGACTTCGAGTACATGCAGCAGATGGCGGCGGTGGTCGACGCGCTCGTCGACCAGGACGACGCCGGCGCGACGGCGGCACCGGGCCCGGACGTGGTGCACCTCGGCGCGGGTGCGTGCGCGCTCGCGCGCGCCGTCGGGCACCGGCACCCCGCGGCCCGGCAGGTGGCGGTCGAGCTCGACGGGCGCCTGGCCGAGCTGGTGCGGGCCTGGTTCGCGCTCCCCCGCGCGCCCCGGCTGCGGATCCGCGAGGGCGACGCCCGCACCGTGCTGGCGGGCATGCGGACCGCGAGCGCCGACGTCGTGGTGCGGGACGTGTTCGCCGGCGACCGCACGCCGGAGCACGTCACGACGGCGGGCTTCGTGGCGGACGTGGCCCGGGTGCTGCGTCCGGGCGGGGTGTACCTGGCCAACTGCGCCGACCGCCCCCCGCTGGCGCTGGCACGCGCGGAGGCCGCGACAGTCGCCACCGCGTTTGCGCACGTCGCGCTCGTGGCCGAGCCGGCGCAGCTGCGCGGGCGCCGCTACGGCAACATCGTGCTCGTCGGCACCGACGACCCCGGGCTCCTCGACGACGCGGGCCTGGCCCGGACGCTGCGCACGCTGCCCGTGCCCGCACGGATGCTGACGGGCGCCGAGCTCGCGGCCTTCGTCGCGGACGCCCCCGTGCGCGAGGACCCCGCCGACCCGCCGACGGCCGGGGCGTCAGAGACCTGA